A segment of the Calonectris borealis chromosome 10, bCalBor7.hap1.2, whole genome shotgun sequence genome:
aatattttaaatacttcgaTAGCACGCAACTCAGAGCACCTGAGAGGCAACTGGTGTGGTTACTGCACTCTTGCACCGATCAGTTTAGAAAGTCTGGTATGCTCTTGGTTTTACGGGAGTTTGCTGTGATAGATATAAATTCTTAACAAATGTAGGGTGTACTTTTAAGTGTAACAAAAGCTCTTCGTCATGGAGGTTTTGCAAAGTCTGAGACGTGTAAGATTTGAAGGAAAGTCTGAGGCTGGATAGCGCCTCTTTATTACAAAACACTTAGTGAGGCAGAATGGGAATGAATACGGATTGTTAAGCTACGTGATCCAAGGCGTGCAGACATTAAATGGGTACCACTGATATTAAAGTACACTTACTTCATGGTCATGGTTTCTTAGACCGATACTGATAGACCGGCTAGCTCTGGAAATAGCTGCTGTCATTGCATATAAATTAATAACGATATCTGCCACTCTCTTCAGAACCAACTGCTCATCCACTATTGTCTAGAAGAGTAAAAATGATTATTAGCTTGTAGTTCGTCAGTTTAAAACTttaaccaaacattttttttcatactttgtaTTTAGGTTCATACTTATTTAGCATAGACAGGTAAGTTGTTTCATAGGATTTCTACCCTAAGTCAGAAAGATTTGGATTAACTATGCTCTGCCTTTTAACAATTTTGGATTAACGATGTTTAAACTACTAAGTTTTGGATTAATTATCTTCCACCTTTTAACAGTCTTTCAGGCTGCAGCCAACAGTAAAATTGCTGCATCTTGAAATCACGTCGGTAAATTCACTGACATTGAAGTACCAAATATATTAAGCCTGTTCAAAAGATGTATTAGTTAAAGTGGAAAGCGGCGGGGCCTAGTCTGATAAGCATTCGCAGAGCACATCAGATCAACAAAATTGAAAATCCAGGGTGCTCTAAGTTCAGTCTCTCCTATTTTAACTACACCACTTTGCATGGCGTAATTACAGATTCATTTGCTGTACAACATGGACGAATAGCATGAATTCAAAAACTGCTGGTACAGCTCTTCATTTGGGAACAGGGAAATGGGCTCCAGTGACTGCTCACAGCAAGTACTTAAAAACAAGTCACTGGAGCAGGCAGGACTTGTGCTTACAGAGGtagaagaaaacaacaaattCACTgagattggttttgtttctttgtttgtttgtttttgaaacagaAGTTGTCCATTACATCAAGTGTagaatttcagtgtattttctcaTATTCGACAGAAACGTGTTGTGTAAAGGAAGTCCTGGCTCTTGCTATACACACAGTCCACTCTAGAGTCTAGCGAGGCCAATTCGGTTGAGAATAAACTATTCAGTAACGAcgataacagaaaaaataatagctACCTTGCCAAACCTACTTAGCAGGCCTCTCACTGTAGTTCCAAAATAATAAGTGTTTTCTTCAAGTTTCTTGCCACTTTCCTatacaataaaacagaaaatacaacaaTTTGAGCAGTCCCCGGCGGGAAGAACAAGCACACCTCTCGGAACAGGACACGCAGCTAAACCAGCAGCGCATTCCAGGGAAGCACCTCTGGGGAAGTACGAGCTACTCCTGTGCAGCCCAGCCAACACACCAAGAGCTCGGGCGACGCCACCTCCTGCATGAGAAAGCAGTGGCTCTGCCCCCACAGTCCTGGGCCGCTGTGGTCTGGCTGCAGGCGGCCGGCATTTCCCATGGGTTTAGTAGCCAAGACACACATTAGAATTCTCAACTAGAGCACAAAACTCGTTTTCCTCTTTTAAGTAGCCAAGACTGAAGTTTAGCAGTCTGGAATCAATTCTGAGCGATCAAAATGAAGGAACAACGTACACTAAAAGCTGAACAACCAGCAGGCAATTCTGTTGAAGAAGCTAACGATGTAAGCCCCAAGATGCGCACAAGAACGAACTTCCCTCTCTAAAAAATGGCCGTTCAATTTTCTGCTAAATACAGCGTTTATTATCAACGTCTAGTCACTGACCAGAAGTCCCTGTTAAGATGATCTTTCAccattttacatctttttcttccCAGCTAAGAAGGAGGGAGAGTTTGCCTATTTACCTAAAAGGAATGGGATTATAAAATGTTGATtcttttctgagggaaaaatcaCGGTTTAGATGCAGCCTGGTATCCTGAAGCCCAACTAATACTAGATTTTCTCTTGGCAAGTactgtttttttaacatttatccGGTTTGCTGCTGAAAGCCAGATAGGCATTattctttttcaataaaatatgcaTTATAATTTTCTAAATTTTACTTTTGGTGACTTTCCAGTATAGTCTTTATGCTTATGCAAGCACTAGTTGGAAAAATTCTTCTGCAACATTTAGTTCTGCACAGCAAACCTAATTCTTATTCTAAGTGCTGCAGGTTATGAAAACCCTGAAAATCAAGATTATCTGGTACTACTGTGTGAATTCACCAACAGTCTGAAGTTTAGCAGTCTGCAATCAATCCTGAGCGATCAAAATGAAGGAATGATGTACACTAAGTTGAACAACCAGCAGGCAATTCTGGTATTAAGTAGGAAGAACATTTCCAGTGTCATATTTGGCCTTTATTAATTCATGAACGCAACTAATTAACGATGCTGATTCTTGTGATACGAGTAAATGGGTTTGAAGCTATTTAGAGGAAGTTCGAATCTAGTGTGTCAGCTAGGTCAGAATTACCGTAGTTAAAACAATCCACCCATGTGCTCTGGTGGCACTGCAGAACACGGCGTATTTACCCGAAGGAGGTGCTGTATTGTTAAGCTTCCTTTTGTGAACTGAACAGTATTAGCAAATCCTAGCAAATCCTCTTACCTGGGTGCCTGAAATAGCTGACCTGGAGGACAGGTATACTGATAGAACAGTGAAAGTAGTTTTGTTACAGTTTTTCAAATCACTAACAAAACATCATAGGAAAACCATACCTTACCTTTTCTCTATTAACAGAACATTCATCTTTGGTCATAAAAATTATTTAGTAAGTGATTGATTAAGCAAGTATGTATATATAGTTCAGAGAAATTCTTACCTAAAACCATGTTActattaaacaggaaaaaatagtgGTTTTTAACTGAGCTTATTATGAAGGGCAGCAACAGACCATTACAAAGACTTCAATACTGTGAAAGCTCAATTTATATAAATTACTAAAAAGGATATAAACCTGGATTTGGTACAAATACAGACTTAGAACAGTCTTCATTCTACCTTCATGTGTACCCATGTAATACCTATAACTAAGTCCTTACCCCTGAAATGGTATAAACATCTGCTTAAATTTGTAAATCTCACTGTTCCTAAGTACAcgctttgttttaaataaatagggTATCAGGTTGTGACAAGCAGTGCAGGGAATCAAACATGAAAGACCAGTGTCTGGACCTGGTCAAAGAGCACCGTGTCCCCCTTCCCCTTACCTGGAGGCTGGGATGCACCACTCCACGATCACCAACTAGCCCATAATCCACTTTTCTGCCCATCGTGTCCCGTAATTTGCTTAGAAACTCCCCCAGTGCCACTCCCACATTTCCTTTCTTGATTTCTCTAAAATGTTGGGAAAACAAACAGCTGTTAAAGGCCATTTCCTGGTTTGCAAGGGAAGCTTCAGGAGTTCAGATAACCCGTTGGGATTGTAAATGCTCTACCAAAACACCTGCAGTTTGTGTATGAATCATCAAGTCTTTTGATCCATTTTACTATGAAATCTGGAGAATTATTATACAGCCTTAAATGTATACAACATGGTTCATCTTCAGTTCCTCTCAAAAATACTCAAATTCCAGAGACCAGTATATACACTCAGTATGTACGATATAGCTGTCTTACCAATAAAACTTTGTTATAAAATCTTAtgttataaaattttaattactgGTCTTTTAAGAAGGAGTTTTACACAAGCTGGAATTATAAGGTGAGATAAAATAAATCCAAGATTCCTAAATACATAAAACatccaattaaaaagaaaaaaaaaaaaccaaaacaaaaagcccccaaCCCCATAACACTGAACTGCCTTTTTAGACAAGATAATACAttcagaaatactgcatttttttccctacGGTTTCCCCCCTTATCTCCAGTTAAACAGTTATTAGATTCTGTTTAGTTTATTAAAAACtattagaaataaataagaacataCTTAATTTTGTCAGTTAAGATTTTGCCTGCGTATTGCATACCCGTCAAAGCAATATACAGTCGCAGAATTTCATTTGTTCCCTGTAAAAAACATAACATAAAGTGATGTCACTATCAAGTAcaaagtatttttagtatttcaaaaATCTAGATATGCTGTGCTAAtattttctatactttttttcctaaaactgctTTTAATGTCTAAATAACTTATGTGCTGTGCTTTTCCTTGAAATGTTCTAAAATGCATTTGGACTCGTAAGATAAAATTCTTTTGAGAGCTCTGTGCAAGACAAAAGATGATCATCACTTGTAAGGAAAACAGACTTATGGCAGAAACCGCGCTGCCAGGTGAGTTTGCCTGAAGCGGCTGCAGAAGCTGGGGAGGTAGAGGACATACGGCTGCAGAGGGTCAGGGATGCTGGAAGCAAGGAACGAAGACTAAACACTctactaattaatttttttttgaagtatatgTATAATTTTGAAGACAGGTTCTTTAGTTAACTAGAAAGTTTACAGTATTAATGAATGTTTTCCAAGCAGGTCTGTATTCCCAGTCTTCCCTTTCTATTGGTCTAGTATTAAAAGATTACTCTTCATCCATCCATAAATGTTTGCTATCTTTTGCTTTATCTCAATTATAAATTCTGATTTCATGTAGCTGTGAAGAAGTTAAGCCTCTCATTATTAACATTCATATGTAtcacaacaaaaaagaaaccagacTAAATGCATTTTGAGTAAAAAGTAAGTAAGTTCTGCATTGTTCCAGTAAAGGAACGTTTAAATAGGTGTAAAACTGCGCACTATGCCTGTTTGGAAAGCAAGTGCAGACCAAGAAATTAAGATGATACTGTACAATTTGATGTCTGGGAATCCTTTATATGATTGATTGTTTAATATAGATGGCTGAAGAATAAAGATCAAAACACAGAAGGCTGGTCACAGATGAAAAGCACCCCGAGTGTTAGACCAGTGTCAAAACTGTAATGACCCCGTGACAGGCCAAGTGACAGAGGGGCTACAGTGCCAGAAGAAGTACTCATCTGTCCTTGAGACGAAGCAGGACGTTTTGGGGGGGCACACCCACAGCCCAGCCTACCCACTGTTGTTGGGCAACAGAAGCAGATCCTGGACAAGGAAGAGTCTTCAGAATTCTGTCCTCGGCTGCAGCAAACTGCATTTATCTGACCTGCCTGCAGGTCCCTTACAAACAGCCAAGATAAACAAGGTAAGCACAGCCTTCTTGTTTTAGCAGAAGAGTAACTTTCTATACCTGTTGGGATCAGTGAGAAAAATGAGCTGAATTACAGGAATTCCAGCGGCGtcgtgttttggtttttttaaataagacttcCTATAACCTGTCCAATGTGAAAGGTCGTCTCTGCTTCAACCAGTCTAGAAAGTGGTTTTGATTTTACTATTCAGAATGTCCGTCGGATTCATAAACATCAACCCCACAGGATGTAGGAGGATGCCCTTACAGGttggctggttttgctcttcaACCAATATTGGAATTGACTCTTCCTACTTACACGAGATAAACACACACGTATTTGCCAGAGCAGCTGGGTGGCTGCTGTGCACTGAACCGCAGTTTGAAAATTCTTGCTTGCAGTGATTTGCAGTTGAGATATTTGCTGTCCTGACACCAGGAGGTAAATGATCATTTCTAAATGGTCCATCAAGAAAAATCAAGCCTGGAAATCTGGCTCAGATGTGCAGATGAATGGCCACTGATAATCCAACTTGGAAACAGTAGATTTCgcagccaactttttttttaaaataaatgcatatcaaTAAGTTAATTAAACTTCTAAATTAATCTTTTGTGTGTTTCCCTACTTCCCTTGTGAGAAGCACGCAAGAGGAAAGGTTACTCAAGTCTAGGCACCAACAGAGTAGCTTAGCcgcaaaaaaaaatagaaaatcctATTAgagaaagctgtttaaaaattaaacctttgCCCATACCTCTCACCAAATCCTATCACTTATATTAGTACAGATACATGAgaataaaaacagcagaaaggtTTCAAAGTAGGCTTGATACAAAGCAAGATGGCCAGCTTCATTCTCATGAGGCTCTTGCTTAGGCAGACACAGGACTCCGATTTCATCATGAGTCAGCATATGCAATTACAACTATTTACTGAACATAAACTGATGAGTTACTCTTCTCAACTAAAACAGTTTTAGGCTTTTACGCTAATTTAGAATCCTTTAGTCtgttcaaaacaacaacaaacccaagcCATGAACTGGGACTGTTTTTTCTCATGACAGTGTATTTAAAACAGCTGCATATGTTGTTAAAAACATCCAGGAAGTTTctaaatatttaagaagaaacTGTATATACACTaccagtgtgtgtatatatatacacacacaacgGTATTACCGATTTGTTCTTCCCAGAGACACAGCTGGTGCCAGTTCCTTCTGTAACTCAGACTTTATGGTTAGTCTATAAAAGCTGTCGTATTTTATTATAGGAAAGTACTATCCGTATCTCCAAAGAAAACAAGATTAGTTCTTCAGTCTTACTCTATTACAGACTTTGCAACTAAACGAATGAAGGCCTATTCAACTGAATACTCGGGTTTCAGCTCAGGTTTACAGTAGAACAGTATCTTCATACTTGCCTCAAAAATCAGAAGTATCCTAGCATCTCTGAGATAGCGTTCATAGGGGTAATCTTTCATATAGCCAAGGCCTCCAAGAATTTGCAGTGCTTCGCTTACGCAAGCCCACGCGCCTTCAGAACTGAGCACCTGCCGTTGGAACAGTATTTCAATCACCATGCTACGCAGTAAATACATAATACGTTGCTCCATTATGGTATCTACGTGACATTGCTGCAATATTTTGCACTGCTGTTAAAATAGTCCTGTTTAAAGCTTGCCTGAAGTAGTACCCTTACGGCTCAGGGTGGATACTTCGGTCAAACTCAAATGGTTTCCTTGCAATCCGCAAGAACGTCTCTGTAAGGAAATACTCCTGGGAGAGTGACGGCCACAGACTGAAAGAAGAGCTGCAGCGGGTTGGTCGCTGCCCAGATTCACCGGAACACGCGTTCTTTTGAACTGACCGTGCCGCAAGGGACTGCCGAGGGGGGCTGAAGCTCTCTGAGCTCTCCTCGAGGTGCCTGcggccagcagcacccagccctaCGCCGCAGACGTGCCTTCAGCGACACTCCAGCAGAGAGGGCCGCACTCTTTCTCCACATATTCTGCAACCAATTCTGAGTTAAAGCCAGGACAGAAGCGCCTTAGCCAGGCCTGCAGCTGGGATCATAGCTGAGTGTCCTTTTACTCTTGCTACCGTGTCAGGCCACGTAAAAACAGAATTCAAGAGGACCACGGTATTCCAAACCTGTCGTATGCAGTTTTTATTTCGTATGGTGACAAAAACCTGAATCTGAGGTAATCAATAGCACGTGGGAAATAAGAGACAACAGAAATGTCTATTTTTTTCATCTAGCTGAGGTTTTTGTATCATATGTCTACATGTAATGCCTGAGCCTCTCAGCAATGTAGACTGAAAAACAGGAGAGGCATTAGTCTTTATTAGCTGAAAGCTGTAGGCAAGTCtttcaataaaattaattacCTTGACCATGGCTGCCTCCACGGAGCAGTCTGGAAACCCTGGCCTGTCCATCATTCCTGCAGTGAGGTAAGCCATACTCTCCATTACGTATGCTTTCACAGCCATAAAACAAAACTTCTCCTGTCAAACAATAATGCAAGGAATCACACAGGAATTAAGATGCAAAATCCCACAGTCAAGCCTGAAACCTAAGACCACAACTGCATTTTCATATGTTTAACATATTATCAAATACTAATTAATAAAAAGTACTACTGCAAAATAATCGcgaaaaacctaaaaaaaaggTATCTTTATTCATTTATCATTCTAGACATTTAAAAGATCAGTGTACAGAAGTCTGCACTAAGTTTACACAAATTTAATACCTCTAGCAATTTCTTCAAACCAAAAGTAGAGCCAGAAGAACCCCAATATAATCTATGTCCTTGCACTTAGTCAATACAAAGCACAGAGattttaagtttttcattttttattacctGAATTAATCCAAATTCGCTCAGTTTCTTATTGAATTGTTTCCTGGTACAAGCATACTCTGatgtcatttctttaaaaaaaaaaaaaacaaaacccatctcAGAACAGCAGAACTGTAACTGTGACAGACTATTCCTGCTGACAGCGTCTTTCTGTTGACTGACACTGCAGCCTACACCGAGTCAACCCCTCGCCGCTTCGGAAGCGGCAGCTTGTGAAACACACCCTCAAAATGACAGTGTTGATCAAATCTGGGAAAAGGCTTTTGAACAAGAATCTGAGGTGTGAACCCGTGCTCTTAGAGAGGGCACGTGTTAGCGCTAATTGATTAGAGGGATTTCTGTTACTATTTTGGGTAACTATTGGTAGAAACCAATTTTATTACTTGTTACTGTGTAAGCTTTGAGCCAGTTATTCAAGTTGGAAGTTTTAAGGGAGATTATGCCTTCTAAAAGCAACAGTATATACGTTATTCTCTCAGTAAGAATATTTTACCTCAGAAAAATTCAACAGAGGCAATAACTTTCCACTGTATGAACTGAAGAAACTTCAGTGTTTTACAGGCTTTtagtaaaaatttaaataaaaattattttaaagaagtcAAAGCATGTTATGACTGACAATATAGCGATGTTGTTATGATCAAGACTTGTGTTACTATTTTGAATTAACTGCATTATATACCTTATGCagatcagggtttttttgcatggcATCCAGCAATCCAGAACACCTAAGTCACCCACCTATCAATTTTTTAATCATTCCAGCAGATGCACTGCCCATGCTAAATCTTCCACTGTTTAGGATATTCATGGCAACCTGTGGAGAAAGTGAATGGGTTTTAGGCACTGTTGTTGCTGCAAAACTCCTTAGGCACGATGGTTTTTGCTACCTTGCTTCATGTTTTAGTGCTTTCCTGGGTTTCATTTGTCCCTGGAATACACCGGCCCTCATACTGGTCAGCACGGCATTCAGCATCCCAGCAATAATGCTTCAAAACTAGGCTTTTAAGGTGACCTCCCACATCTGATTTCATACTTGAAACAGTTTTCAGATACTGATGATCCAGTGACCTGGAAGTAATCCTCTATTCAAAATACATTAAGGTAAAATGtagataaaaatgtatttatctgcAACTAGACAAACAACATTCAAACTAGACAACACTGCTGCAGTTTATcagatgaagaagaaaaccagaatattGTTTAATCTGTGTACACAACAGCCAAATATAAAAATCTCCTCTGCAGCTGACCTGCAATGGGTGCTTTCCTGCTTCAGATACCCTTCAGCAACATGCAAGAAAAGGGAACAAGAACGAAAGGTGTAGAAATGAAATACAGATCAATAATGTACAAAAATAGACTCTGAAATCTAGTATTATTGTTTCTTAGCAGGAGAAACATGAGTGATTCAGTTCAAAGACTGTTAAGAAATTTAGCCAGAAGTCACTGTTCCTACATTTTAATTTGTGATAATTATCTGAAGAAGAAACCATAAAAATCTTCTTTTAGTATGTTTACTACATTAAAGAAGATTATTGCATTTAGCATTTAGGTCTGGACTTGCCTGCTGCAGAGGGAGTAAGAAAACTGAGAAGGACGACCAAGAACAGTTCTGCCAATCCACACATGACGTGTGTGACCTCAGAGAGGTTACCACAGCCAGGCGACCAGCGTTATCTTTACGGTGTCGCACTTCTCCGATGCGATGCCAGAGGCATTGCCGATGAAGAGAAGCCAATGCCAGAGGCAGCCTTTCAGTCTACTCCTCCCGTTATTTGCTTGTGCAATAATCTAACCCTGGAAAACCACCTGACGTCCACGGACCTTGGGCAGGATCTGGACTCTCCTCGAACCACTTCCTGTTAcactcatttctttctctcccctcctacATTGTCCACAATTCTggctgcagaaaacagcagaagacATTTCCCTGATTCAATTCAGAAGTTCTGTTGAAAAAGTTGCTCCCTTTTCTGAAGGGAACAGTATAccatgaaaaacattaaaaagccaaacaaatagTGGAACCAGCTCTGTAACTGTATTGAGAAGAAATACATACAAATCTGAGATTATGGCACGCTCGTGCACTGTGCCAGTGAAACCAATTAATACAAAGCACATAAGGTAAATGGAGAAGCCCGTCCTCCAGTATTCTTCAGTTTAGCAATGTTCATTATTACCAGTAAGGAAACTTCAGTTTCCACAAAAGTCTccttcagacttttaaaaatcatcagtAGTTATTTTTACTGCTTACCTTAAATCCCCCTCCGACTTCTCCAATTACATTCTCTATAGGCACCtttgtgttttcaaaatgtacttcacaagctgaaacacagagttAACAGCTGTTGAGTTATtatgtagaaatatttaaaagacattcaGGAACATAATTGACTCTTTTTGTAACAAGAAGTAAAGTTTTCCTAATGCACTGTTGATGACAGAATTACATATGCTTTGCCAAGTAAGTTAGAATTTGGGAAAAGACTGTAGTTGACATCAGTTACTGATGTAAAATATTCAAAAGATAATTAATGTACATTATATGAACAGAGAACTACAGTTTTGTCTCTATTTTAAGGAACTGATACAGCAGTCAAGTCCAAATGATAGACAGTGAAAAACTATAATCATCAGCAAGCTTCAGAAGAGCCTATGAAAACTTATTTCTAGATTAAAGCTACTCGGTTATCAAATCTGCCGAGTAATTTCTTTCACTGCATAGTTAGGGAAGCTTCACATGTGCAGAAAAGAATGAGACAATACGGATTTCTTATTTCAGACCCTGCATTGGGAAGGACTCATAGGAAAAGCTAGGTAAAGAAACATGAAACTTACACTGTTATATGGAATGGATATTGATTTGCCTCTGAATTCAGATGATctaaacaaattaaaacattaaaatattcaaacaatTTCTGTTAACAATTTTAAGCGATTCTTACTATTGGATCCTCGAATGCCTAACTTATCCTCAGGTTTCCCATGGGTGACTCCACCAAAATCCCGCTCTACAATGAAAGCAGTAATTTTGTCTTTCCGTTGTCCATCTTTATCAACAACCTCTGTCCTAGCAAATACTGTGAAAATATTGGCAAGGCCACCGTTTGATATCCAAACCTGTTTTGAGAGAGGAAAGATGTATAAGAAATGTATTTGTTCTGATTTTGTCAGCACTGTTCCTGTTTCATAATAGACCAGCTTCCcttaattgctgctgcttcccttaAAATTCTAACGAGTGTTCTGCTACTAGTTTTGCCTCTTGTGAACACATTTCCAAGGAAAGTTGACCACATAATGGTAAGTTTAGACCAACTATAAGAGTAGATTGTAATATAGATTTGAATTAAATGAAAATCCATGGTGCATTTTCACAAAAGCGGACTGACGGCAATGCTGCAAAAGACAAATATGCTCTCTATATTGTAACAAAGACCTGTCGTATTTCCAGTCTGGGAGTGGATACCTTGGAGCCATTTAATAAGAAGTATTTCCCATCTTCACTGAGGGTTGCTCTTGTCTGGATGGACGCAGCGTCACTTCCACTAAAAGCCAAAGAAGTTATTaatgtttaaagaaacaaacacgctttaaaaaacaaagctacatcttttttcctcttcccatccTTTAAAAAGGAATGTTTACAGTTGCATTAAATAGCAGCatataaattttaattcttaaCTAACAAGGAAACTTACTAGATTCAACAGCTCTAAAGAAATCTACTTAAGTTACCTGAGGGGCATTTCTGCTGATTAATACGTATGTTATCAATCTTATGATCTGACCAGAATGTTCAAAATGCCACGTAAGCAACTTTTTTGAGCTACACGTTGAGCTCTGTGAACATACACAATCACGTTTAAAACGCCTAAGTTGTTCCTCAAAAATCCGTTCCCTGGTTTTATATCCTAAGTGAAAAAAGgttcaacagaaatgaaaaataaatacgtGACAGTCTCCATCAATGAGCACTTGGGCACATCAAATACTTTCTACAGGAGCAAAATCAGCAGGTGAATTACAACAAAGCAATCAAAAGCTTACATTCTGTGATTGAAAGTTCACAAATCACCACCTTATTACGTAACGTAACAAGAAGCACATAATTGCCCCCTTGAAAGAAGTTTCCACAAATTAAAATGCCACAACGGCTCACTTTGGGCTTTCAGCTGAAGACGGTTGTTAAGTTCTTGGAACAGCCAGATCTCCGCTGGTATTTTAATAGGGTTAGATTTCTAAAACTCAGTTCTAAAAATGATTGCTTCTGTGCCCTAGAACTAAGGTCCCTAAGAAGACTGAACTTAAAGTTACCAAGACTAGCTATCTTTTTAAATAATACTGGGCTAAATAATGATGTTAGAAGAATTTCAGAACACGGTTAGCCCttggttttttcctgtgttttactTCCAAGTCCCTTCCATGGATCGCTTTGTTAAAATATCTGTGCTAGTTTACATTTTACCTGCAAGCGGGATAGCTTTTAGAGGGTCAAAAACTGGCTTAGGACTCTTGaataaacccccccccccgataGCTGGGAGGTATCTACAGCACAGCAACGTGAAAATCAGCAAGTAAATCAAATGCTCATTGCAAGCCATTCTAGCAGACAAGAATTCAGAAAAGGCAGTTTCAAACTATAGTTTTGTACGGACAAGCAAGATTCAACTTCAAACATTCAACTGGTCTCAGTCCTTCAATCAGTTTCCTTTACAATCACGTCGTAAACCATCTGCCTGTATGTTTCTAAGAAAACTACCTCTTCTGCATTAACAGAATTTGCAACATTAGCAACAGTCAATGAATAAACGTAATAAATACAACTTTATCTTTGAAATGAAGTTGCTGCTAC
Coding sequences within it:
- the ACAD9 gene encoding complex I assembly factor ACAD9, mitochondrial isoform X6, whose translation is MSGLLLRALRAALPVPLTLPAVRRLRTAAPRPAFAKELFLGALRKEEVFPYPEISNEELQEINQFVGPVEKFFSEEVDSKKIDQDAKIPPETLKGLKDLGLFGMQIPEEYGGLGLSNTMYARLGEITSLDGSIAVTLAAHQAIGLKGILIAGTDEQKAKYLPRLASGEHIAAFCLTEPGSGSDAASIQTRATLSEDGKYFLLNGSKVWISNGGLANIFTVFARTEVVDKDGQRKDKITAFIVERDFGGVTHGKPEDKLGIRGSNTCEVHFENTKVPIENVIGEVGGGFKVAMNILNSGRFSMGSASAGMIKKLIEMTSEYACTRKQFNKKLSEFGLIQEKFCFMAVKAYVMESMAYLTAGMMDRPGFPDCSVEAAMVKGTNEILRLYIALTGMQYAGKILTDKIKEIKKGNVGVALGEFLSKLRDTMGRKVDYGLVGDRGVVHPSLQESGKKLEENTYYFGTTVRGLLSRFGKTIVDEQLVLKRVADIVINLYAMTAAISRASRSISIGLRNHDHEVLLTNIFCTEAYFKNNYAMAQLQKYADENLDDCIKKAAKQVLEKRAYICSHPLDRTF
- the ACAD9 gene encoding complex I assembly factor ACAD9, mitochondrial isoform X7, yielding MQIPEEYGGLGLSNTMYARLGEITSLDGSIAVTLAAHQAIGLKGILIAGTDEQKAKYLPRLASGEHIAAFCLTEPGSGSDAASIQTRATLSEDGKYFLLNGSKVSTPRLEIRQVWISNGGLANIFTVFARTEVVDKDGQRKDKITAFIVERDFGGVTHGKPEDKLGIRGSNTCEVHFENTKVPIENVIGEVGGGFKVAMNILNSGRFSMGSASAGMIKKLIEMTSEYACTRKQFNKKLSEFGLIQEKFCFMAVKAYVMESMAYLTAGMMDRPGFPDCSVEAAMVKVLSSEGAWACVSEALQILGGLGYMKDYPYERYLRDARILLIFEGTNEILRLYIALTGMQYAGKILTDKIKEIKKGNVGVALGEFLSKLRDTMGRKVDYGLVGDRGVVHPSLQESGKKLEENTYYFGTTVRGLLSRFGKTIVDEQLVLKRVADIVINLYAMTAAISRASRSISIGLRNHDHEVLLTNIFCTEAYFKNNYAMAQLQKYADENLDDCIKKAAKQVLEKRAYICSHPLDRTF
- the ACAD9 gene encoding complex I assembly factor ACAD9, mitochondrial isoform X1, with protein sequence MSGLLLRALRAALPVPLTLPAVRRLRTAAPRPAFAKELFLGALRKEEVFPYPEISNEELQEINQFVGPVEKFFSEEVDSKKIDQDAKIPPETLKGLKDLGLFGMQIPEEYGGLGLSNTMYARLGEITSLDGSIAVTLAAHQAIGLKGILIAGTDEQKAKYLPRLASGEHIAAFCLTEPGSGSDAASIQTRATLSEDGKYFLLNGSKVSTPRLEIRQVWISNGGLANIFTVFARTEVVDKDGQRKDKITAFIVERDFGGVTHGKPEDKLGIRGSNTCEVHFENTKVPIENVIGEVGGGFKVAMNILNSGRFSMGSASAGMIKKLIEMTSEYACTRKQFNKKLSEFGLIQEKFCFMAVKAYVMESMAYLTAGMMDRPGFPDCSVEAAMVKVLSSEGAWACVSEALQILGGLGYMKDYPYERYLRDARILLIFEGTNEILRLYIALTGMQYAGKILTDKIKEIKKGNVGVALGEFLSKLRDTMGRKVDYGLVGDRGVVHPSLQESGKKLEENTYYFGTTVRGLLSRFGKTIVDEQLVLKRVADIVINLYAMTAAISRASRSISIGLRNHDHEVLLTNIFCTEAYFKNNYAMAQLQKYADENLDDCIKKAAKQVLEKRAYICSHPLDRTF
- the ACAD9 gene encoding complex I assembly factor ACAD9, mitochondrial isoform X2 — encoded protein: MSGLLLRALRAALPVPLTLPAVRRLRTAAPRPAFAKELFLGALRKEEVFPYPEISNEELQEINQFVGPVEKFFSEEVDSKKIDQDAKIPPETLKGLKDLGLFGMQIPEEYGGLGLSNTMYARLGEITSLDGSIAVTLAAHQAIGLKGILIAGTDEQKAKYLPRLASGEHIAAFCLTEPGSGSDAASIQTRATLSEDGKYFLLNGSKVWISNGGLANIFTVFARTEVVDKDGQRKDKITAFIVERDFGGVTHGKPEDKLGIRGSNTCEVHFENTKVPIENVIGEVGGGFKVAMNILNSGRFSMGSASAGMIKKLIEMTSEYACTRKQFNKKLSEFGLIQEKFCFMAVKAYVMESMAYLTAGMMDRPGFPDCSVEAAMVKVLSSEGAWACVSEALQILGGLGYMKDYPYERYLRDARILLIFEGTNEILRLYIALTGMQYAGKILTDKIKEIKKGNVGVALGEFLSKLRDTMGRKVDYGLVGDRGVVHPSLQESGKKLEENTYYFGTTVRGLLSRFGKTIVDEQLVLKRVADIVINLYAMTAAISRASRSISIGLRNHDHEVLLTNIFCTEAYFKNNYAMAQLQKYADENLDDCIKKAAKQVLEKRAYICSHPLDRTF